The window AACCGCTTCGTCCATGGCATTGTCCAGGACCTCGGCCGCCAGGTGATGCAGGCCCGCCTCATCGGTGCTGCCGATGTACATGCCGGGGCGCCGCCGCACAGGCTCAAGGCCCTCTAGAACTTCAATGTCCTTTGCCGAATAGCTGCTACGGCGTGTGGTTTTCGGCTTGGCGGCGTGTTTGAGCAGTGGCATGGGCGGCATTATGGGGCGCTGCTATTCCGCAAGCAAGCAGGATGCAGTAGGCTGTCCTGGTTTCGATACGATATATGGGGTGGTTCCCAAGGAGGCGATCATGACGNARYKKSCYGNNGSAAGGAWGSGSGRKKKSCNGAARCCSGGANSAKGGCTATGCCTGCGGACGCGAATCCGAACGGTGACATTTTCGGCGGCTGGGTCCTCTCGCAGATGGACATTGCCGCCGGCATGGCCTGCGGCCGTCGGGCGCGGGGGCGGGTGGCGACGGTAGGCATTGAGGCGATGACGTTCCATCTGCCGGTTTTCGTGGGGGACAGCGTTTCCTGTTTCACCAAAATTCTTGGCGTTGGCAGGACGTCGATCACCGTTCATGTCGAAACCTGGGCCGAACGTGCGCTTTCCGAGGAAAGCGTCAAGGTAACGGAAGGCAATTTCGTGATGGTGGCTCTCGATGAAAACCGTCAATCGCGACCGGTGCCGCCCGCCTGAAAAAGTGCCTAAAAAAAGGGCCGCTCAAGGCGACCCTTTTTAAAGTTATAGCTTAGCAATTATTCATTACGTGCTGTAATACATGCTAAATTCAATTGGATGCGGCGCCATTTCAAGGCGCGTCACTTCCTCATGTTTCAGTTCGATATAGCCATCGATCTGGCTGTCGGTGAAGACGTCGCCTTTAGTCAGGAAGGCCCGGTCTTCTGAGAGGGCGTCCAGGGCCTCACGCAGCGAGCCGCAGACAGTCGGCACGCCCTTTAGTTCCTCCGGCGGCAGGTCGTAGAGGTTCTTGTCGATCGGATCGCCCGGATGGATCCGGTTCTCGATGCCGTCGAGGCCGGCCATCAGCATTGCCGAGAAGGCGAGATAGGGGTTGGATGCCGCGTCCGGATAACGGACTTCGACGCGTTTGCCATTGGGGTTTGTCGCATAGGGGATGCGGCAGGCGGCCGAGCGGTTGCGCGCGGAATAGGCCAGCAGGACCGGGGCCTCGAAGCCATTCACCAGGCGCTTGTAACTGTTCGTCGCCGAATTCGTGAACGCATTGATGGCGCGGCTGTGCTTGATAATCCCGCCGATGTAATAGAGGGCGTTCTCCGAGAGGTCGGCATAGCCATTGCCCGCGAAGGTCGGTTTCCCATCCTTGAAGATGGATTGATGGACGTGCATGCCCGACCCGTTGTCGTCGATAACCGGTTTTGGCATGAAGGTCGCGCTTTTGCCGTAGGCATGGGCGACCTGGTGGACGACGTATTTGCAGATCTGTACGGCGTCCCCGCATTTGAGCAGCGGGCCAAAGCGAAAGCCAAGCTCGTTCTGTCCGGGGGCGACTTCGTGGTGGTGCTTTTCGATTTCGACCCCCATCTCGCCCAGGAAAGTCAGCATTTCTGCGCGCAAATCGGACATCGAATCGACCGGCGGGACCGGGAAATAGCCGCCCTTGACGGGAGGCCTGTGGCCGAGATTCCCCTCTTCAAACTCGGCACCCGAAGCATGGGGGGCCTCGCCATAGTTGAGAGAATAAAAGGTGTGGTTCATCGAGACATCGAAACGGACGTCGTCGAAAACGAAAAATTCCA of the Rhodospirillaceae bacterium genome contains:
- a CDS encoding acyl-CoA thioesterase, which produces MPADANPNGDIFGGWVLSQMDIAAGMACGRRARGRVATVGIEAMTFHLPVFVGDSVSCFTKILGVGRTSITVHVETWAERALSEESVKVTEGNFVMVALDENRQSRPVPPA
- the glnA gene encoding type I glutamate--ammonia ligase, which encodes MSNAKEVLQMIKENDVKYVDLRFTDPRGKWQHTAQAITTIDEDVFVDGFMFDGSSIAGWKAIQESDMILMPDPATAVLDPFAAQTSLIMFCDVIDPGTGQGYERDPRSTARRAETYLASTGIGDQAFFGPELEFFVFDDVRFDVSMNHTFYSLNYGEAPHASGAEFEEGNLGHRPPVKGGYFPVPPVDSMSDLRAEMLTFLGEMGVEIEKHHHEVAPGQNELGFRFGPLLKCGDAVQICKYVVHQVAHAYGKSATFMPKPVIDDNGSGMHVHQSIFKDGKPTFAGNGYADLSENALYYIGGIIKHSRAINAFTNSATNSYKRLVNGFEAPVLLAYSARNRSAACRIPYATNPNGKRVEVRYPDAASNPYLAFSAMLMAGLDGIENRIHPGDPIDKNLYDLPPEELKGVPTVCGSLREALDALSEDRAFLTKGDVFTDSQIDGYIELKHEEVTRLEMAPHPIEFSMYYST